ACGCACTTTATTTATCAAAGGATGACCTTCAGCTTGGACGCGGTGAAATAATAGAAGATACTGCAAAAGCAATGAGCCGCTATGTTGATGGTGTGATGATCAGGGCCAGGGAACACCAGGATGTTTTAGAATTTTCAAAGTACTCTGACGTACCTGTTATTAACGGACTTACAAACTTAGAACATCCATGCCAGGCGTTTGCTGACCTTTTAACCATAAAAGAAAAGAAAAATAGTTTCAATGTTAAATTAGCTTTTGTTGGGGATGGAAACAACGTATGCAACTCTCTTCTTCTTGCTTCAGCCTTTGTGGGTATGGATATGAATGTTGTATGCCCTCCAGGTTATGAACCCCATGCCCAAATATTCAAAAAGGCAAAAAAATACGCTGAAGATACTGGAGCAGAGCTTAAAATAATAAATAATGCTGAAGAAGGTGTTGAAGGTGCCCAGGTAATTTACACTGATGTATGGGTTAGTATGGGTGATGAAAAAGAAGCTTCAAAGCGAATAAATGATTTAAAAGCCTATCAGGTAAATAAAACTCTCATGGAAAATGCAGATGCAGATGCCATGATTATGCATTGTTTACCTGCAGTTAGGGGTCAGGAAATAACTGCAGAAATGATAAATTCAAATCAGTCTGCAATATGGGATCAGGCTGAAAACAGACTGCATGCACAAAAAGCAGTGCTTTACAAGCTTCTTAAATAATAAAGCTTTAGTTTTGTGCTTCTATTTGCAAAACTCAGAAACAATTAGTACTGCTGTTAAAAAAATCCCCGTAAATAATCCCCTTTCAACAGACTCTTTTAAGGGTAGCTTCTCTACATAGTATTCAACGGCAGTAAAAGCTAAAAACGCCCCAGTAAATAGAACAACTCTCGTGATAACAAATTCCGGCATAATGATCCTCCATTAAAAAACTGAATCTTTGAAAACCAAAGGTTTTAAATGCTGAACACTGTCAAAAATCGTAGATTTTTGATTGCCGGGAAATGTATTTCCCCGGCCACAAATCGAAGCCCTCGAAAACAAAGTTTTAGGGGCATCAAAATTCGAAGAATTTTGAAAGCCCCCAAACACAGAGTGTTCGTTGCTCATTTCAATGTTTCCAAGTGATGGGTCAGCAAGGTAAACGCTTTCATTGCTTATTTTTCTGATTACACTGTAATGGCATTGGCCATCCAGTATAATGTACACAATGTTGTTGGGTTTAAGATCATCAACTGATAATCTCATCCCCACTGTATTTACGCCTTTTGCTTTCGTTACTTCTGATAATCCGTGCATTGTTGTCCCTGATGTATCTGTGCCAGCAAGAACTATCAGTTCCTGCTCTGTTACACTGATGCCAATGTTCTGCAGCACTGTTGCAAGCGCTGTTGGTCCGCAGCTGTAATCACGGGTTTGTATCACTATTCCACTTGTATCCTTTTGTGGAGTTGTAACAGTGTCATTCTCTGGATTAATATTTAAATCCTGCGTATCTGTTATCTGGTCGTTTGCTGAAGTCACAGAATCATTATTTTCTGTTGTATGTTAGTTGGAAACTTTTTTTCAGTTCATTTAAACATCAAATCAGATAAAAATTCAAATAATATCCAAAGTATTGAAAATAGAACTTCAATGTGGAGTCCTATAATTAAACCCTTTCTAATAAACTTTTTTAAGTAGATGCCTTTCAAGGTTTCAATTAGATTCAGTCTTAGATTGCGTCGGTCTTTGCATATTGTACCACCAATTCATAAGAAGTGTAATTACAAATCCCATAATAAACGCAAGTAATATACTGCTAAACTCCAGGAGTATCGGCACCATTGGCAGTGGAAGCAGAACTTCAATGCGTGGCACTCCTAAAATACCAATTACAACTCTGTCATATACAATAATAAATGAAACCAGCAGCAATAAAAAGCCTATAAATCCAACTAGCCACCCACCGAACATCCATTCATAGACGATACCCCTGAATTTTACCCATGATGAAAAACATTTTTTAATCATTAATACTCCAATTTGCTCTCCTAAAAACATTGGAATAATTATATTTAGGAATAGAGAAAGTGCACCAATTATCAATAGATAGATTAAGTCCCATATGTATTCCATATTCTCATCCTCCATTTCGAATTTTTTCACAACTATGTTTTATGTTTTCACAGGGAGCTTTGCAAAACTCCCTGTGGAATTAAATAATGTTTACACCTATATACGAGGACCCCAAACCTGACCATATCGTCTGGCATGAATTGTGCAGAACACATCCCCTGAAGGACCATCAGGAGTTCTTTGTGTACATATTATACACTGACCCGCTGTCCATCTTGCTAGTGCTATCCCGAGAAGTATAGGGCCAACCACTTTTCCTGCTTGTACAAGCGCTGCTGCGATTATAGCAGCAACTTTTTTCCAAATAACTCTTCCTCTGATACTCTGCATGGTTTCTGCTGACAGTTGCATATTAGCTGATGCTGATAGTTGCTGTCCTTTAATGCATTCCATTTCTTCGCTTGCTAAAGTTTGGTTTTCTGCCTGTACAGTACTTGTATTTGTATTGTTGGCCTGTTCTGCTGTTTGATTAACTTGCATGTTAGGATCGCTTATCACTAACACATTCCCAGTGAAAATTGCAGCAAACTTTTCTCTGGTCATTTCAATGTTTCCAAGTGATGGGTCAGCAAGATAAACACTATTTTCACTTACTTCTCTGATTACACTGTAATGGCCTTCGCCATCCAGTATAATGTGCACAATGTTGTTGGGTCTAAGATCATCAACTGATAATTTCATCCCCACTGCATTCAGCCCTTTAGCATGTGCAGCTCGTACCAGGCCATACATTGATGTTCCTGATGTGTCTGTGCCAGCAAGAACCTTAAGTTCCTGCTCTGTACTGTTAATCCCCATGTTCTGCAGCACAGTTGCAAGTGCTGCAGGTCCACATGAGTAATCTGTTGACTGCATTACAATTCCACTTGTATCTATTTGTGGAATTGTTTCATTCTCTGCTATTATTGTATCATTCTCTGGATTAACATTTAAATCCTATGTATCTTCGTTTTCTGAAACCACAGAATCTAAATCCTCATCTAAAAGCTGCGTATCTGCACCTGTGGCCTCTGCTGGTGCAGGTTCATCG
This genomic interval from Methanobacterium sp. contains the following:
- the argF gene encoding ornithine carbamoyltransferase — protein: MKHLLSMEDARHHVDEILDLSGKFKRQEIPGEPLAKKTLAMVFEKASTRTRISFEVGMYQLGGNALYLSKDDLQLGRGEIIEDTAKAMSRYVDGVMIRAREHQDVLEFSKYSDVPVINGLTNLEHPCQAFADLLTIKEKKNSFNVKLAFVGDGNNVCNSLLLASAFVGMDMNVVCPPGYEPHAQIFKKAKKYAEDTGAELKIINNAEEGVEGAQVIYTDVWVSMGDEKEASKRINDLKAYQVNKTLMENADADAMIMHCLPAVRGQEITAEMINSNQSAIWDQAENRLHAQKAVLYKLLK
- a CDS encoding cysteine peptidase family C39 domain-containing protein, with protein sequence MTSANDQITDTQDLNINPENDTVTTPQKDTSGIVIQTRDYSCGPTALATVLQNIGISVTEQELIVLAGTDTSGTTMHGLSEVTKAKGVNTVGMRLSVDDLKPNNIVYIILDGQCHYSVIRKISNESVYLADPSLGNIEMSNEHSVFGGFQNSSNFDAPKTLFSRASICGRGNTFPGNQKSTIFDSVQHLKPLVFKDSVF
- a CDS encoding C39 family peptidase yields the protein MQSTDYSCGPAALATVLQNMGINSTEQELKVLAGTDTSGTSMYGLVRAAHAKGLNAVGMKLSVDDLRPNNIVHIILDGEGHYSVIREVSENSVYLADPSLGNIEMTREKFAAIFTGNVLVISDPNMQVNQTAEQANNTNTSTVQAENQTLASEEMECIKGQQLSASANMQLSAETMQSIRGRVIWKKVAAIIAAALVQAGKVVGPILLGIALARWTAGQCIICTQRTPDGPSGDVFCTIHARRYGQVWGPRI